From the genome of Halobacteriovorax marinus SJ:
AAAAAAGCATCAAAATAAGATCAACACTTATGGCCTAGTCATCATTTCTAGGCCATATAGTAGTTATGAAAAAAATAATCTCAATACTACTACTTTTATCTTCACTCTCTATTAGCGCATCAAATTGGAGGGTCAACTGGCAACACTCTAAAGTAGGCTTCCAAATTACCTATATGGGTCTATCTAAAGTTGATGGAGCTTTTACAAAATTTGACGGTGCATTTGATTTCGATCATCAATCAAAGAAATTAGAAAATGTAGAATTTCATATTCAGACTAAGAGTATCGATACTAATAATACGAAGAGAGATAATCACATAAAGAATCAAGATTTCTTCTACGTGAATAAGTATCCAAAAATCACATTTACTTCAAAGAAGACGGAATACACAAATGGTGTTCCAACAAAACTCATCGGAGAAATGCAATTATTAAATACTAAGAAAGATGTTGAATTCAAAGTCGACTACAAAGGTATGACGAATGATCCGTGGGACAAAGAGAAGAAGACTGTTTTCTTTTTGGCCAGTACGCAAATTAATAGAAAGGACTTCGGACTTACTTGGAATAAAGAATTAGATAATGGAGGCCTTCTTCTTGGAGAAATCGTAGATATTCAAGTTACGATCGAAGCCTTCGAAGAAGGAGTGAGACCGGCCTTCTCTAGATTTTTTCTCCCTACAGAAGATATCAAAGAAGAAATTGAAAATAAGCTAGCAAAAGTCACTAAAGAAAG
Proteins encoded in this window:
- a CDS encoding YceI family protein codes for the protein MKKIISILLLLSSLSISASNWRVNWQHSKVGFQITYMGLSKVDGAFTKFDGAFDFDHQSKKLENVEFHIQTKSIDTNNTKRDNHIKNQDFFYVNKYPKITFTSKKTEYTNGVPTKLIGEMQLLNTKKDVEFKVDYKGMTNDPWDKEKKTVFFLASTQINRKDFGLTWNKELDNGGLLLGEIVDIQVTIEAFEEGVRPAFSRFFLPTEDIKEEIENKLAKVTKESDASGDEYQAPAKKEVIDRPPLPSNLDMVLNILFGFVGFVVLIGGGIKLQIVLTNFLEKKNFSEKWTFLIPNIVVMLLIMYFATLLAPFMGYGPHPWGN